From the Longimicrobium sp. genome, the window CCGGGGCGGTGCCAGTTGTACAGCCAGTTCATCATCCCGAACAGCGAGAAGGTGGCCACGCGCAGGTCCACCCCGCCGTCGGGGCGCAGCTCGCGCAGGATCTCCATCGCCGTCTCGGTCAGCCGCCGCTTCTTCTCGTTCACGCGGCGGCGGAAATCTCCCGACAGCGACTCGCTCTCGTGCGACAGTACCTTCATCTCGGCCTTGGCGTCGATGAAGTAGCGCAGGTGGTTCTCCATCAGGATGCGCAGCCGCCGGTGCGGCTCGTCGATCCCCGCGAGGTTCCGCTCCAGGCTGGCCAGCAGCGTGCCGAAGGCGTGGTCCTGGATGAGGAAGAGCAGCTCCTCCTTGCTGTCGAAGTAGTAGTACAGCCCGGAGAGGGAAACGCCCGTGGCCCGCGCGATGTCGCGGATCGACGCCTGGTGGTAGCCCTTCTCGGCGAAGATCCGCGCCGCGGTGCGCAGGATGCTTTCCAGCTTCTCGTCGTACGCGCTGCGCTCGTCCGTCATGCTCGCCCTGCGGGTGGAGCGGGGAACGGTCGCGCCCCGGCTGGTTCGAACGTCCGTCAAC encodes:
- a CDS encoding TetR/AcrR family transcriptional regulator, with the translated sequence MTDERSAYDEKLESILRTAARIFAEKGYHQASIRDIARATGVSLSGLYYYFDSKEELLFLIQDHAFGTLLASLERNLAGIDEPHRRLRILMENHLRYFIDAKAEMKVLSHESESLSGDFRRRVNEKKRRLTETAMEILRELRPDGGVDLRVATFSLFGMMNWLYNWHRPG